The DNA segment GCAGAAGCGTTAATGGGTTTAGAAGGGTCGGCTTTGGAGCTGTCGTACAGGGGCACTGTTTTATCGCCAACCACAGTTTTCATATAGTCCAGATTCCATTTTTCATAAGCTGGCCAGCTTTTAGACATGTTTTTAATGATCAAGGGCTTGCGAGGGTTCAGATAGTGCTTTTCAAAATCTGTTTTGCTGATGTCATTAACGATATCAATAGGAGTCAGGTTAAACTTCATATAAATAAATTGTTAAGATGAAGCAAAATTATACAATCCGTTATCCGGAAGGTAAAGTTGGATGAAAAATTAAAATACCCTGACAAATGGTGTAAAAAAGTCAGGGCTTAGCGAAATAAAAAGCCGGGACTGTTAAAGTCCCGGCTTACACATATCCCCCTCAGCTTTTCAATTTTTATTTTGGCATCAATACGGTATCAATCACATGGATCACTCCATTTTTTTGCATTACGTTGGCAATGGTAACCGTTGCAGTTCCGCCTTTTTCATCCTTAAGTACTAATTTTTTTCCTTCCATCCATGCCCAGAGTTTACCGCCTTCAACAGTAGTCAGTTCTGTTTTGCCTTTTCCTTTTTTGATGGCTTTGTCAATGTCTGCCGCAGTCCATTTACCGGCAACAACATGATAAGTTAATACTTTGGTTAAGGCGGATTTGTTTTCAGGTTTCAGTAGGGTCGCTACCGTTCCGGCAGGCAGTTTGTTGAATGCAGCATTTGTTGGGGCAAAAACAGTAAATGGTCCTGCTCCTTTTAAAGTTTCGACCAATCCGGCTGCTTTAACGGCAGCAACAAGTGTAGTATGGTCTTTAGAGTTTACTGCATTGTCTACAATGTCTTTTGTGGCGTACATTGCAGCACCACCTACCATCGGATTTTTTTGAGCGTAAACCTGTGTTGTGAATGCCAGAGCTACTATGGCAATTGCTGATAAAATAATTCGTTTCATAATTTTTTGTTTTATACAGGCAGATACGAAGAAAAAAATGGTACGGATTTTTTCTTTATCAGATTTCTAAAAAAAGAGGAAACGACTATTCTATAATTTGGTAATGATAGAGGGCATAACTGTTGTTTGCAGGCAGGCTAAATGTTACCCGGCCTTCTTTATCCACATTGGCTGTGGTATTTTTGCCCTGCCCCAATTCGGTTTGCAGCCTTATTTTTTTACCGGCGGGTAACCAGGTTTGAACGGCGCATGTAGCTTGGGCATTGCGTTCCCTGATGACCAGCAGGTAACCCTGATTGCCTAAGATGGATTGAAAGCCGGTCCAGGAGGTGCCGCTGGGTTCTTCGCCGATAGGAAATATTTGTCCGGAATGCAATTTTGACTGAATGTCCCGGTATTTTTTCAGGGTTGGTGTGATGCTGTATGCCTTTTCGGGCAAACCACTTGCTTCCATCCAGGCCAAAGGTTGGGCCATCATGGTTAAAGCAAATTCGTAACCGAAACTTACGGTTGAGGGAGCCAGCAGATCATCTTTTGCATACTTGTCTGTATTTCTGAAGTTGTTCAAAAATTCTATCTGTAAATTTTGCGGAGGGACGTATCTGGACAACATCCATAGATTTCTCAGTGTCCAGGAAGGATAATAGCTACCAAAATCGGTATATCTGTTTTCAAGAAATATATTTCCATATTCATTAAAATAATGATAGCCATACCTTTTGCCAGCAGTTACATCCAGGTTAAAAACGGCTTCATTGTTTGTGACTTTCATCACGCTGTCCAGCATTTTCCGGATATTGATGTCGCTCTGTTTATCCATTACATGGACACCGTCAATTTTAAAAGTACGGATGCCATATTTGTTATATAAGCTGATCAGTGCCCCTGCATCATCCTGCCAGTGCACATAACTGCTGTCCTGACTGGGATTGAACCATACACAGATCTCTATTCCAAGTTTTTTACCCAAATTGACCAGGGGACTTAAGCCATCGGGGAATTTTTTGATATCTGGCAGCCAGTAGTCCCGTCTTTTCCAGATGCCTTCGAAACTTCCTTTAGACAAAGCAGAGGCGGCTGAACGCCCGGTTTGCCAGCCATCATCGAGTTGAAAATGGGTAATGCCCAGTTTATGTGCTGCCCTGATCTCGTTCAGGCTAAAATCGAGGCCAATCTTTTTATCCTGACTGCGGTCGCCCCAGGTATTTAACAAGATCATGTCGTCACGCCCCGGCAGGTGTGTGCGCAGGTTTTTCTGATAGCTGCGTAAAGCTGAGAGCCTGTCCAGTGTGCTTCCGGCAGTAACGCCGGTTACAAAGCCATAACAGCGTACCCACTCATTTTTAGGGATGTCAGAAGGCAATACACCTATGCCGGCGGCCTGGATATTTCCCCAGCGTGCCAGAAAATCAAATCCGGGATAGGCCAGTTGGGCTTCAGCGGTAGGGCTTTCTTTTAGAATAAAAATGCCTTTATCGCTCAGTACATCATTTATAAATAAAAGGTTGCCCTTCATCCTGCTTTCGCCATTGTACAACAATTGCTGATATTCCTGAACCAGGTTGTTGCGTCGGTCGGTCACATCAAAAAATTCGACTGAATTTAAACGCCAGTGTTTACCCGGTAGCGACAGATTTTCTATGACCGGTGCATTGGCTTTGCCTTGAGCTATGGCTTCAATTTTTTCAATATTGATGAGGTCGCCTACATTTACATTTGTGGAGGCCCATTTTTCG comes from the Pedobacter heparinus DSM 2366 genome and includes:
- a CDS encoding alpha-galactosidase, producing the protein MIKPGNLFHISLLILFTGIFNYSYSRVRTPKELNTCKAILINNVLTLENDYLSRSYNWNNGDLISTQLTDKKNKHSWLLNGNKPDCILPGSGKAESGSLHVEAVAATSIAPAYLRAQVEVKFGSLFVRRVFRIYPESPAIACDFYLKGSVNEKWASTNVNVGDLINIEKIEAIAQGKANAPVIENLSLPGKHWRLNSVEFFDVTDRRNNLVQEYQQLLYNGESRMKGNLLFINDVLSDKGIFILKESPTAEAQLAYPGFDFLARWGNIQAAGIGVLPSDIPKNEWVRCYGFVTGVTAGSTLDRLSALRSYQKNLRTHLPGRDDMILLNTWGDRSQDKKIGLDFSLNEIRAAHKLGITHFQLDDGWQTGRSAASALSKGSFEGIWKRRDYWLPDIKKFPDGLSPLVNLGKKLGIEICVWFNPSQDSSYVHWQDDAGALISLYNKYGIRTFKIDGVHVMDKQSDINIRKMLDSVMKVTNNEAVFNLDVTAGKRYGYHYFNEYGNIFLENRYTDFGSYYPSWTLRNLWMLSRYVPPQNLQIEFLNNFRNTDKYAKDDLLAPSTVSFGYEFALTMMAQPLAWMEASGLPEKAYSITPTLKKYRDIQSKLHSGQIFPIGEEPSGTSWTGFQSILGNQGYLLVIRERNAQATCAVQTWLPAGKKIRLQTELGQGKNTTANVDKEGRVTFSLPANNSYALYHYQIIE
- a CDS encoding fasciclin domain-containing protein, which translates into the protein MKRIILSAIAIVALAFTTQVYAQKNPMVGGAAMYATKDIVDNAVNSKDHTTLVAAVKAAGLVETLKGAGPFTVFAPTNAAFNKLPAGTVATLLKPENKSALTKVLTYHVVAGKWTAADIDKAIKKGKGKTELTTVEGGKLWAWMEGKKLVLKDEKGGTATVTIANVMQKNGVIHVIDTVLMPK